GGCCGGCCTTGCTGTCCAGATTGCCGGTCGGTTCGTCGGCCAACAGAATCGGCGGTCGCATGACCATGGCCCGGGCGATGGCAATACGCTGCAATTGGCCGCCGGACAATTGGTTGGGCCGGTGCTCGGCGCGGTCGCTCAGGTTAACCTCGGCCAGGGCCTGCCGCACCCGTTCCCGGCGTTGCTTGGGATCGATTCCGGCCAGAACCATCGGCATTTCCACGTTCTCGGCCGCGGTCAGTCGCGGAATCAAATGAAAAAACTGGAACACGAAGCCGATGTTATCGCGGCGAGTACGCGCCAATTCATTGTCGGTTTGGCGGGTGACATCGCGGCCGTTCAGCCAATATTGGCCGGCGGAAGGCAGGTCCAGCAAGGCGATGATGTTCAGCAATGTCGATTTGCCGGAGCCGGACGGTCCCATTACCGAGACGTATTCGCCGGCGGCGACGGCAAGATCGATACCGTTCAAGGCATGCACGGTCTGCTCGCCGACCTGAAAGCGGCGCTCGATACCGCTGAGCCGGATCATGGCTTGGCGCGCACCGTCGCGCCGGCGGCCACGCCTTCCTTACCCAGCGACAACACCACCCGGTCGCCGGCCTGCAATCCGCTCAATACTTCGGTGTAATTCCAGTTGGTCAGCCCCGCTTCGAAGCTGCGTTCGCGCAACACGTTATCGGCACCGACCAGCAACACCCGATTACCTTCCAGGATAGCTTCGGCCGGCAGCCGCAGCGCCTGGTCTTTACTGGCCAGCAGCACTTCGATATCGGCACTGTAACCGGGCAGCAATTCGGCCAGATCTTTCGGCTCGCGTAACGTCACTTCCACTTCCACGGTCCGCGCCTGCTTCTCCTTTTCCAGCACATAGGGCGCGACCCGAGTCACGACGCCGGAACAGCGTTTGTCCGGAAACGCGTCCAGCGAGACGCAGGCCGGCATGCCGGTTCTAATCCGGGCCACATCGACTTCGTCGATCGGCGCCGACACGGTCAGGCAACTGAGATCCAGCAAATCGATCGGCGGCAGCGTCGGAATGCCGGGCGGCGACGGCGTAACGAATTCGCCCAGTTCGGCATTGACTTCGGCCACGGTGCCGTCGAACGGAGCCCTGACCAAGGTGCGCTGCACGGCGGCTTCGGCGACGGCCAACTGGGCCTCGGCCACGCCGATAGTGCGTAAAGCGGCGCGGCAGGCCGCACGCTGCGACTTACCGCCGGTTAGCGACTTGTCCACCTGTTCTTCCGACACCACGTTATTGCGCTGTTGCAATTTGCTCATCCGCGCCGCCTCGCGCTCGGCACCGCCGGCCAATTGGCAGGTTTGCTCGGCGCTGGCCCGGCTGGTTTGAATTTGCGCTTTTTGCAACGCGACCTGCGCCTTCAAATCCTGATTCCAGACTTCCAGCAACACTTGGCCCTGGCCGACTTTGTCGCCTTCCTTGACGTGCAATGCGGCGACTTGGCCGCCGGTAGCCGGCGCCAGATAGGCCCGACGGCAGGCTTTGACCGTACCGACCCGGGTATTGGAGACACTGGCCCGCACTTCGCCCGCGGCCAAGGTATAGGTGTCGACTTCCAGCGGCGGCGGGCGGCGGGCATAGATAAAGGCAATGCCGGCCAGCAACAATGCAGCGGCAATTAGCAGTTTTTTTCCAGTCATACGAGGCGTGGTCCAATGGGCTTTGCCGGCTAGCCTACCGCGTCGCGGCGGGATTTTCAAAACGCCGCCGGCAGAGCCACTTTCAGTTGGCTGCCGGATTCCGGGCTCTCAAGCTGAACGAGATCCGGGTTTCCTGGCCGGCCAAGTCCAGAAAGCGGTTGAATTCGGCAAATTTGTCGACCGGCACTTCCGCCCGCGGCATTTGCAGATCGGTATAAGCGGTGACGCTGTCGCCGTCCTGGCGGTAATACCGGTGCAGGGAACCCCATTGCGACAGGTAATCGGCTTTCGGGCCGACATTGCCGACGCTTTTCCCGGCTGGTAGCCGATAGCGGATTTCGCTACGGTAATGGATGCCCTTGAACGAGTACGGATAGTATTGGTTACGGGACCTGACGTCCTTCGCCAGCGAATTCAACCAGGGTTCGTAATCGCGGTAGATTTTCAGTAAAGCCGGATCGAACACGTTACGGTATTCGGCGGTCGACGCCAGCGTTATACCGGCGTCTGGCGTA
Above is a window of Methylomonas koyamae DNA encoding:
- a CDS encoding ABC transporter ATP-binding protein; translated protein: MIRLSGIERRFQVGEQTVHALNGIDLAVAAGEYVSVMGPSGSGKSTLLNIIALLDLPSAGQYWLNGRDVTRQTDNELARTRRDNIGFVFQFFHLIPRLTAAENVEMPMVLAGIDPKQRRERVRQALAEVNLSDRAEHRPNQLSGGQLQRIAIARAMVMRPPILLADEPTGNLDSKAGRDIVNLLEDLNRQGVTLMVITHDRQIGERAGRQLKIVDGRLAD
- a CDS encoding efflux RND transporter periplasmic adaptor subunit; this encodes MTGKKLLIAAALLLAGIAFIYARRPPPLEVDTYTLAAGEVRASVSNTRVGTVKACRRAYLAPATGGQVAALHVKEGDKVGQGQVLLEVWNQDLKAQVALQKAQIQTSRASAEQTCQLAGGAEREAARMSKLQQRNNVVSEEQVDKSLTGGKSQRAACRAALRTIGVAEAQLAVAEAAVQRTLVRAPFDGTVAEVNAELGEFVTPSPPGIPTLPPIDLLDLSCLTVSAPIDEVDVARIRTGMPACVSLDAFPDKRCSGVVTRVAPYVLEKEKQARTVEVEVTLREPKDLAELLPGYSADIEVLLASKDQALRLPAEAILEGNRVLLVGADNVLRERSFEAGLTNWNYTEVLSGLQAGDRVVLSLGKEGVAAGATVRAKP